acttcattttgaaaaataaaggtgaagttttattctcaacgttgCGGCTCCTTAagtggggccgtcttcaggagactctactgaagacggccccagttaaggagccaaaacgttgaaataaaacttcacctttatttttcaaaatgaagtccttggagtgtggcttgtttgttcactatatagatatagatctagATATGTGTTGGAGCTGCCTCCAATCACTACGTTTATtaaattttcagaataaaatgcccttattcctggcatgtttgccccataaaaacccaaacccctttctgtctctattctcctcagagccagagccacttagtattctgtccctaatgctttttctttttacttacagacgctgtactccgtcctgaaggacTTCAGGGCGGAATATACGGATTTTGAGGCCCTCGCTTCTTATTATGGTAAAATTCTctattatttatcagttcctaaggttgtgccattgttttattatttgtgaattcctttccccctttagctcagtatttaactgaattgtgtttttcccgcAGAACATCACTATCGGGTCGAATTCGGCGAGAACATCatcctgtaagtaaaacataaatggacttgttacatgttgggaatcatttgctattgccccaggggtaactgcaagggcaatacggctggaaaatgttttattaacattcagtgatatctttctttttcagaaagcacttccttctAACATGCGATgtggacccgaggatgagggccaaAGAGAACGTTATGCATTACTGGAAAATGCTCCACTcgctggtatgtaatgcagaatagatgtttagatgaatagggaacaaatgatattagattgccagctcttatctcacgctacttctttctttatgttacaggaagtgatcaagagggaatatgccgccctcaggaaatctgccaagctgcctcctgtaagtgtcactagtataattattattataggagaggttaaTATTCACTGcgtgtctctataataatctagaacattattattcattgtatctcctgctcccctgggggcatctaaagtctcccatccaagtgccattttcaccagaaacaaaaatggtttCATCACAAGCGTTCACATGGccacaataatggcattggtacaaagaagcgcttaacattgactctcttcttccacaggatcaTCCAACTCGAGTGCGAAACCGGAGGAAGCAGCTTGAGTATTtgcggctggagaatgtaagttcacctgggatcactgtccctgatgcttttcttgggtgtttAACCGCTAGATAATGAACTTTGATTGGTCTATTGCAATCGGGACAACGGCACAAGgggttatttggggttttttctccctatgatgagaaaaggctgatGCTCATAATTACAATATCACAACATCAGCTGCCGgcagggaatcccacaccctcactgccctcagcatataaaggtactattagcagcacatatacaggcataatcctaattgtctcctttctttcccctttgctcctatccttgtgcctcccctgcgCTCACAGACTATCAACCAACATCTGACCCACCTTCACCATGAGTTCTTGAGGGAGCTGAAGCTAAAGAAAGCTGCTcggtatgtattttgcaattaacactttcaattactcttactggcacataacatattcaaaaaaaaatagatgttttctcgtACCTCCGGGTGCTTTTGGCCATACTGATAGCACAGAAACTTGTTaaacttttttaggtccctacaaccatagcatgtatctcagcatgtatcactgggtgaagtctagcatggaacttactcagctcagtaactgcccaatgtgttacagtagggacaggtgtgtagcaggtataatgatatttcttaggtacaaggctatctggctattttagtcatccagtgatcagaattgtagttgcaatactttggaaacaaattacaacaatgacccatttttttcattttcttccctttaaaCCTAGTAAGAAACAAGTACACAGTCCTGCAGCTGAAGAAAAGGAGGATGGAGCCCCTGCAGCAGAAGATGAGGAAGCCCTTGATACAGAAGACAGGGAAGAGGAAGCGGAAGGAGCTCCAGCTGAAgaccctgcagtggaggagaagatgatggaggagcaagctccagcagaggaagaaaaggaagaagaagctcctggagcagcagaagaggaagctcTTGCCTCTCAGGAGAAAGGAGAAGGTGCTGAAGATAAGGAAGAAGTGGATGGTCCAACAAATGAAGACACAGCTCCTCCCGCTGAAGAACAGCAAGtccctgaagaggaggagaaagaagagggagtggaagtaggaggttctgcagaagaacatcaagctCCTGGAATGGAGGAGAAGACAGAGGAGCAAtctcctgcagtggaggagaaagaggagggaGCTGATGGTGAAGAAGGGATCATGAAAGATTCTCTGGTGGTGGAGAGGCCGACCCTCCGAAAACAGttcaggaaggccatcatgaagaggctccggagagtttgggtaatgtatcaatttactgaccattacccattatctagagatgcctcatgttgtccaatgcagctccactttacttcctgctgttctgagcattttcaatgctgtctgttgagcccgcaggccgattactttgagggcacccaatagaccaatgtttggctgcctttaggttgtaagaggttgctgacagagataagtctgcagataaagtgtcgattctatagtaggccaataacaggggaggtaggtaacgcttatagggctgctggacatctggcttagatatccacctttggaaatgggttgctaCTGGATAATGGACTGGCGCCAGGTGATCGAAGCGTATAAAAGATTAAATGGCgcaggctcagactgagattcataataaGCCAAGGCCttccatgtgtagagagacccaaacagtccccacaggcccaaCAAATAGTGCGTTCTTAAAGCAAGACCTATAGCGTTTAATATCATAAGGAAACAAGTATGTCTTTATTCTAATGTCAACACTCtatcttttcagcattccacccaaagactcgccgcctgctgctgctgctgctgccgccgaccCAACACCATGGCCTAAATCCAAAGAAATCCTaaatgatccagggtgtaaaaccgactgccgtttctaggagtcaggaaggaatttttacctataGTGCAGATTGGTTCCCAtagtactctagggtttttcgccttcctctggatcattggtcgttagggatgcccaaatataaattagctgtcaattttaataaatcctgtgctctccgacaggtttccccatataaaagtctctgtgtttttctttaatccctatggtgaatattgagggaaggggctcctgtgcctcattcttcTAAAGATGACTGACCGGTTGTGTGACGGGGCAATTAATACTGCTGGGAGCTGCTCAAAATGGCAGCGTAAGGGTAAAACTGGGTTGTGGTGCGGATACAGTGGTTTAtttgaagaagggaatgggttaatatctctgcagggttatTTGCTTAATATGTAGATTGATGGGGatgaaagacatagggacacatgTTGATCTCAAATGATTGAAAGGAActacaaaattgctttactccataggccacaatgtaagcatttccattcaagtccattgccctcttaatattggaattccatccacttcccaccagcctatttatactataccagacatttagtatatgaaggtgcttgatattggggaatgcctgtgctggatttgttttttggttaccactctctccaggttatgagacatctttttggggtgggggattcctgctaaagcgatggaggagtattatatttcttcctgccccacaatgacacactccaTTGTTTGCTAGACGAGGAAGCCCtttgaggggtaataaggaaggtagggGCAAGTTGGGCCAACCCTGCCCCTGGATCcacgaccccccccccattggtgacctggggtcataagagttaaaacattggtggcctgggccataagagttaaaaaaaattggttgcaaggggccctaagagttaaaaactttATAGCCTGAGACCATAAGAGTTGAAGACATTGgtcgcctggggccctaagaggtaaaaacattggcggcaaggTGCCCCTATGagttaaaacattggtgacaaaggggccccaagagttaaaaacattggtgacaaaggggccctaaaaattaaaaacattggtgacctggggtaCAAAGAGctaaaaaacaattgtggcaagggaccctactacaaatatccttatcatctacagtgggggtacaatatcccttataatcacaatactcagagttccctgtataactcagcctgtagccttgtgcatttatatgtgatgttatagccttataatttacaatgggggtttattatccccctataatacatttgtaacagtcccccagtgtaactcaacctgcagtctttgtgcatttatattgaacccctcagtgacttctctaATGTCCATATGCAATTACAGTATACTGGGGCACAGAATCTGTTTTTAATTCATAAAGGGGTAGGTTCCCTGTATTagactcagcctgcagcttgtgGCCTTTTAAAGTTGTCAAATAACCCCTCACAGTGGACTTCTAATATCTTCCTGAATGACAGTATAAGGGTGTAGCAGTCTTCTGTTATAATACAATTAATACATTGAGTTATAACGTGATAGTTTCCCTGTATATACTCACCGCAGCCTGTGTGCCTTTATAATggattctaaaatccttataaatTTACGTGGGGTACAATTATTGCATTATAATACAACAAAATATCTTTCATCGTTCCGCTGTCATTAACTCGTATCCTGTAATCTTGTTCTTTATATGGTCCAGAAATGTTTTCACTGTCCTCTCTAACTATAGCACGTCATCTATTCAATTTGGTCAATAACTGCTGATCCTAGTATAACCCCACGATGAAATAGAAACGCTGCAGCCCCAATAATCCAGACctggataaacaaaatgagtgaattataAACAATTTCTGAGGAAATCTCGCTACAGCCCCTTGAGTATGTCACTAATTTTACAATGGATATACTGGAACcctctgtaaaggggttgttccccttccaaagactttttttcaattccagtttgtttttttagattattccctggaaatgaaaactttttttcaattactttccattattttatggaaagtttgaatgttcctgtctcttggTGTTTGATTCTAGGCAGCTCGTAACTCAGGTGCatgactctgaactgttacatatTTTGGAAACATtaagttgataaatttctcagcagcatctctgaagtattagcaCTATtgttcaattctaacagctgcctgtaatggaaacctaggattctgctcagcagggaacaaagataagaaagtaataactaaatgtatccattttagaacagtttacaggagtCGGCGgaccccagggctgcttcagaaggtcaaaaaatgacactttttacacttcaaatatttgagaaaaaactGCGACACATAGCAAAATAGAAAGTCCTTAGAAAAattgtcattatttctggtgatctatcggaaaaacACGACTAGTTGTTTGATAggttgaacatcccctttaatggagAGGCTGGGTTGTGCTCTGGGCCCCTGTCTGGAAgtgccaattttaaaaaaaagcaccaaaaatTGCTCCCTCTACAGCCACTCTgaaagataatcctcccagccgctcctaAATAATCCTTCTAGACACTTTGAGATAATCCGCCCTAGACCGCCTATGAAGTAATCACACAACCGCGCTCTGGAAATAATCCTCCATCTGTCACTGTGGATAATTCACTCTCAATCCACTATTAAGATCATCTGCTCAATCACAACAAAGAAACATCCTCTCCAACAAACTTTTAAAATTAATCCTCCTCAGTTTTCCTCTCAATCGCCTCTTGAAGATTGATCCTCCCAGCTGCTCTGAGATAAGATCTCCCATCTGCACTGCGGCTCAATTCACATTAGTGGTCCATATGAATGATTGAATCCTGCTCAATTATTCGCAGAATGAAAGAAAATCCTCCATCCTGTGACTGAATAATAAATTCCTCGCCCAGACCGCTCTGAGATAATCCTTCAAAACTCGCTTCTGGAGATAATCCTCCATCCAATCTGAAATAATCTACGCCGTTTCGAATATAATTTCCCAGCAGCTCTGAGGCTATGGACTACACGTGCGGATGTTCGGCGCagtttcagtgcagtttttaaaaaaagtcccaaaCCTCTGCATAATACGGCTGCAGTTCAATCTTGgtcatctttgtttttttttttaaccgtgtTGTAACGAACCTACTCTGTGAAAATCCACGATTTGTTGTCGAATAACCTGAAGATACAGCGTGCCCCAGCCGTTCTGACGGTAAATCTCTGCATTCGGCGACGCTGAAGATAAATCCAAGCCTCTGGTGGAGTGAGGAGTCGGAAGATAATCAAGGCCACTCTGGCAGATTATCCTCAAagcgctctgaagataatcccaTTCTGCTCTGAAGATATCTCCAGATGCTCTGAAAATAATCCTCTCAAgggtgctctgaagataatcctcaaaaGGCTACAAAAATAATCCAGGCACTCTGAAAAGATAATCCACCCAGACGATCTGTTGAGAAGAATACTCCTGCCCAGTCGCTCCGAGTATGAAGAATAATACTCCAGCCGTCCAAAGATTATTACTATCCCAACGGC
This sequence is a window from Xenopus laevis strain J_2021 chromosome 7S, Xenopus_laevis_v10.1, whole genome shotgun sequence. Protein-coding genes within it:
- the LOC121396075 gene encoding neuromodulin-like, giving the protein MDKKQRNPSLLTLYSVLKDFRAEYTDFEALASYYEHHYRVEFGENIILKHFLLTCDVDPRMRAKENVMHYWKMLHSLEVIKREYAALRKSAKLPPDHPTRVRNRRKQLEYLRLENTINQHLTHLHHEFLRELKLKKAARKKQVHSPAAEEKEDGAPAAEDEEALDTEDREEEAEGAPAEDPAVEEKMMEEQAPAEEEKEEEAPGAAEEEALASQEKGEGAEDKEEVDGPTNEDTAPPAEEQQVPEEEEKEEGVEVGGSAEEHQAPGMEEKTEEQSPAVEEKEEGADGEEGIMKDSLVVERPTLRKQFRKAIMKRLRRVWHSTQRLAACCCCCCRRPNTMA